The genomic interval CTCACAAAGATGGGCCACGAAGTCCACATCGTTGCCGGAAACAAGAAAGAGGGAGTCGATCTCACTCTAAAGGAGATCGGTTTTGAAAATCCAGATTTTGAAAGGGTAAACAGGAACTTCTTCGGAGGAATAAAAGATTTCCTCAGTGAAAAAGAGTTTCTCGATTTCTTGAAAGAAAAAGAGGAAGAGCTCTTCCACATCCTGAACGAAGCCTTGAAAGATTACGATCTCATCGTTCCCAACAACATCTGGTCCCTTGGACTCTTTCCGTCCCTGGGCCTTGCCCTTTCGAGATTGGAAAAGAACTTCGTCGCGCATCACCACGATTTTTGGTGGGAGAGGAAACATCTGATTCCGGAAAACAGAAGATTCAGGGAGATCCTTGATAAACACTTCCCTCCAGATCTTCCAAACGTGAAACACGTTGTCATAAACACGATCGCTCAAAGGGAGCTTAAAAGACGCAGAAACATCGATTCTGTCGTGGTGCCAAACGTCATGGATTTCAGCTCTCCCATCACTTCTGAAGAGATGTACCACAGGGTGAGAGAAGAACTTCAGATAGCGCCTGGCACGATTGTGGCCCTCCAGGCAACCAGAATCGATAGAAGAAAAGCGATCGAACTTTCGATAGATGTGGTGTCACTTCTGAAGGAAACACTGACATCGAAAAAAGAAGCTGATCTCTACAACGGAGAGAGATACAGCGGAGAAGTGATCCTTCTCTTTTCCGGTATCTGCGAAGACGAAGAGTATCTGAAAGAACTCAAAGAATACGCTTCTTCAAAAGGAGTATCGCTTCTTGTCCTGAGCGAGGAAGTGAGAAAAAACACCTCTTTGTTCTGGAAGCTCTACAACGTCGCTGATTTTGTCACGTATCCATCGATACTCGAGGGATGGGGGAATCAGCTTCTGGAAGCGATCGCAGCCAAAAAGCCCGTGGTGCTTTTCGAGTACGAAGTCTTCAAATCAGATATAAAACCAGCCGGCCTGAAATACGTCAGTCTTGGAGATCGATGCTTCAGAGAGAACGGCCTTGTAAAGGTGGACGAGAGGATTTTGAAAAAGGCCGTCGAGGAAATTTCTCGTCTCCTCTTCGATCCGTCTCTTTACAGGGAGACTGTCGAACACAACTTCGAAGTGGGAAAGAGGCACTTCAGTTTAGAGAGACTGGAAGACATACTGAGCAGGGAGGTATTACCATGAAAGTGGTTGTGGGGATACCGAGTTACAACAACGCCGAAACGATTTCTCACGTTGCGAGAACAGCGGCGCAGGGAATTGTAGATTTCTTCGATGGTGATGGTATGATCGTGAACTCCGATGGAGGATCGGCAGATGGGACAAGAGAGCGCTTCATGGAGACCGATACTTTC from Thermotoga sp. Mc24 carries:
- the mggS gene encoding mannosylglucosylglycerate synthase, yielding MKIALIHYRGGLMDGVSLEMEKWKKVLTKMGHEVHIVAGNKKEGVDLTLKEIGFENPDFERVNRNFFGGIKDFLSEKEFLDFLKEKEEELFHILNEALKDYDLIVPNNIWSLGLFPSLGLALSRLEKNFVAHHHDFWWERKHLIPENRRFREILDKHFPPDLPNVKHVVINTIAQRELKRRRNIDSVVVPNVMDFSSPITSEEMYHRVREELQIAPGTIVALQATRIDRRKAIELSIDVVSLLKETLTSKKEADLYNGERYSGEVILLFSGICEDEEYLKELKEYASSKGVSLLVLSEEVRKNTSLFWKLYNVADFVTYPSILEGWGNQLLEAIAAKKPVVLFEYEVFKSDIKPAGLKYVSLGDRCFRENGLVKVDERILKKAVEEISRLLFDPSLYRETVEHNFEVGKRHFSLERLEDILSREVLP